A single region of the Vicia villosa cultivar HV-30 ecotype Madison, WI linkage group LG4, Vvil1.0, whole genome shotgun sequence genome encodes:
- the LOC131599803 gene encoding alpha-glucosidase-like, protein MVTSHRIQTLIFCFIFCIVISQSVADEPVGYGYTVTNVTNTKANSLSATLKLINSSSVFGTDIQLLNLTASFETKDRLRVRIIDSNNKRWEVPEEVIPRESSSYSSSSSSLSHHILSKDQNSTHTLTHPDSDLIFTLNNTSQFGFTITRKSSNDTLFNTSPQDPSNSEHFLVFKDQYLQLSTSLPSDRSSLFGLGERTKSTLKLQSGDNLTLWNADTHAYFVDVNLYGSHPFYLDVRKGSSDGKVKNGSTHGVLLLNSNGMDVAYKGDRLIYKAIGGVFDFYFFAGSSPELVLDQYTQFVGRPAPMPYWSFGFHQCRYSYKDVNDITEVVQNYSKSGIPLEGLWSDIDYMDNYKMFTLDPVNYPLDKMKTFVDALHKNGQKYVPILDPGIAINDTHGTYNRGLKADIYIRRNGTNYQGVVWPGPVSFLDFLNPNSQGFWEEEIKLFRDMLPFDGLWLDMNEITNFITSPDMENSTLDNPPYKINSNLTKSPINHRTVPASAMHYGNVPVYDAHNLYGLLVSKTTNKALVNITGKRPFLMTRSTFVSSGRYTGHWTGDNSASWNDLAYSIPSILNTGIYGIPMTGADICGFKRNTSEELCQRWIQLGAFYPFARAHSDIHTIRQELYLWESVTASAKKVLALRYRLLPYFYTLMYESSKNGTPIARPLFFSFPEDPATYDINSQFLLGKGVLVSPVLQSGATTVDAYFPKGNWFDLFNFSNSVNAEFGKTVKLDAPADHINVHVGEGNILALQGEAMTTKAARNTSFQLVVVFNGTRNSYGHVYLDDDEELDLEAKEQWTFVRFYGEWNDTSVSVRSNVTNGKFALDKKWIIEKVTFLGVPKNKSVMRVVNNGKISMRERVLETDVSNSSEFIIVELTNLKQLIGEEFKLIV, encoded by the exons atggtTACAAGTCATAGAATTCAAACCTTAATTTTCTGTTTCATTTTTTGCATAGTCATATCTCAAAGTGTAGCTGATGAGCCAGTTGGTTATGGCTACACAGTCACAAATGTAACCAACACAAAAGCAAATTCTTTGAGTGCTACCCTTAAACTCATCAATTCCTCCTCAGTTTTTGGAACAGACATTCAACTCCTCAACCTCACTGCCAG TTTTGAGACCAAGGATAGATTAAGAGTAAGGATCATTGATTCAAATAATAAAAGATGGGAAGTTCCAGAAGAAGTGATTCCTAGAGAATCAtcatcttattcttcttcttcttcttctctatctCATCATATTCTATCCAAAGATCAAAACTCAACACACACACTCACACATCCAGATTCAGATCTTATCTTCACACTCAACAACACGAGTCAATTTGGATTCACCATCACTCGCAAATCCTCCAATGACACACTCTTTAACACTTCACCACAAGACCCTTCAAACTCCGAACATTTTCTCGTGTTTAAAGATCAATACTTGCAGCTCTCTACCTCTCTACCTTCAGACAGATCTTCTCTGTTTGGTTTGGGAGAGCGCACTAAGAGTACCTTAAAGTTGCAATCCGGCGATAATTTAACTCTTTGGAATGCAGATACTCATGCTTACTTTGTTGATGTTAACCTTTATGGATCTCATCCATTTTATTTGGATGTGAGAAAGGGTTCATCTGATGGAAAAGTTAAAAATGGAAGCACACATGGTGTTTTGCTTCTTAATAGTAATGGAATGGATGTTGCTTATAAAGGTGATCGTCTTATTTATAAGGCTATTGGTGGTGTTTTTGATTTCTATTTCTTTGCTGGTTCTTCTCCTGAATTGGTTTTGGATCAGTACACTCAATTCGTTGGTAGACCTGCTCCTATGCCTTATTGGTCTTTTG GTTTTCATCAATGTCGATATAGCTACAAGGATGTAAATGATATCACTGAGGTGGTACAGAACTATTCAAAATCTGGTATACCTCTTGAAGGTTTGTGGTCAGATATTGATTACATGGATAACTATAAAATGTTCACACTCGATCCTGTTAATTATCCGCTCGACAAGATGAAGACTTTTGTTGACGCTCTTCACAAAAATGGTCAAAAATATGTGCCTATCCTTGATCCGG GTATTGCTATAAATGACACACACGGAACCTATAATAGAGGCTTGAAAGCTGATATCTACATAAGGAGAAATGGAACCAATTATCAAGGTGTAGTTTGGCCTGGACCAGTTTcctttcttgattttcttaaccCTAACAGCCAAGGCTTTTGGGAGGAAGAAATCAAATTGTTTAGAGACATGCTCCCTTTTGATGGGCTTTGGCTTGACATGAATGAAATAACCAATTTCATAACATCTCCTGACATGGAAAATTCTACTCTTGACAACCCTCCCTACAAAATTAACAGTAACTTAACTAAAAGTCCGATTAACCATAGAACAGTGCCAGCATCAGCGATGCATTATGGTAATGTCCCTGTGTATGATGCTCACAATTTGTATGGACTTTTGGTTTCCAAAACAACAAACAAGGCCTTAGTGAATATAACTGGTAAAAGACCATTCCTTATGACGAGGTCAACTTTTGTAAGCTCTGGCAGGTATACAGGTCATTGGACTGGAGATAATTCTGCTTCCTGGAATGATTTAGCATACTCAATTCCATCCATATTAAACACTGGAATCTATGGAATTCCAATGACTGGCGCAGATATATGTGGCTTCAAACGTAACACAAGTGAAGAACTTTGTCAGCGCTGGATCCAG TTGGGGGCCTTTTACCCCTTTGCAAGAGCTCATTCAGATATACACACCATCAGGCAAGAGCTTTACCTATGGGAGTCAGTTACAGCATCAGCTAAAAAAGTGCTTGCCCTTCGTTACCGCCTTCTTCCATATTTCTACACACTCATGTACGAATCAAGTAAAAACGGAACACCAATTGCACGGCCGCTATTCTTTTCCTTCCCCGAGGATCCTGCAACATATGATATAAACTCACAATTTCTACTAGGCAAAGGAGTTCTAGTCTCACCTGTGCTACAGTCTGGTGCAACGACCGTTGACGCATACTTTCCTAAAGGAAATTGGTTTGATCTCTTTAACTTCTCAAACTCAGTGAATGCTGAATTCGGAAAAACTGTCAAACTTGATGCACCAGCTGATCACATAAATGTGCATGTTGGAGAAGGAAACATTTTGGCCTTACAAGGTGAAGCAATGACGACGAAAGCGGCGCGTAACACCTCATTCCAGCTTGTGGTTGTTTTTAATGGAACTAGAAACAGTTATGGACATGTTTATTTGGATGATGACGAGGAGCTTGATCTAGAAGCAAAAGAGCAATGGACATTTGTTAGATtttatggtgaatggaatgatactAGTGTTTCTGTTAGATCTAATGTGACTAATGGAAAATTTGCTTTGGATAAAAAATGGATCATAGAAAAGGTTACTTTCTTGGGAGTGCCTAAGAATAAGAGTGTGATGAGAGTTGTGAATAATGGAAAGATTTCAATGAGGGAGAGAGTTTTGGAGACAGATGTTAGTAACTCATCTGAGTTTATTATTGTAGAACTTACAAATTTGAAACAACTTATAGGTGAGGAATTTAAGCTTATAGTGTAA